GAGTAGTATTTCCATTAAACAGTATTTTTATTAATGTCAGGAACAGATGATGCTTGCCAATTACTGCTTTATTACACAATGGGGAGCAACGTATGGCACACATGCCCCCTATGTGTTAATGATGTAAAGTACAGTATCCGAcagtgttctcctctctctccccacactccCAGAAACTTCACAGAGACAGTTTTGTTTATTGAGCAATTAGGATTACTTCTAATTAGGATTAATTGGGGTTCTCCACAGGTTCATTGGTAACCTGCAGTGTATACTACGGTTTTATTAAAGCTAATTACACAAATTAATATGATTAAATTGAATGGTTTAAATCTCTCAATGCTACACTGTGGGATTCCAGGAAGCTCCAGCTTGTGTAAAGGTGTAGACAAGGTGATACAGTAGAGCTGTCCATTCAGCACCTCAAGACTGGCCCAATGCCTTTCAGCACCATGTACAGTCACTCGACTATCTTGTCAATATCAGGTACGGCGCTGTCCATGGTCCAGACTGCCAGGGGTGCTGATTATGCAATCATCAAAGCAGTAAAAGGGTGACAGAACGGCTTTGGAGCTCCCAAAGCCTCCTGTAAAGCCAAGGACTGTGCAGTACTGTACTCACAGCGATATCCTAGTCAAATGTTTCCATGACCGCTCTGCCCTCTACCAActgattgaaaataaaataaatgctgTTAGAGTTCCTGGTATACTATCAGACAAAATTCCTCCCAAAAAGTGAAAGAGTAAGACGTTTCTAAACCCACTTAATTTAATGATCCACAATTGGTCTTTCCAACCTCAAAAGTTTGTTTTTGTGAAATATTTGTGATCCTGCATTATTAATTGAGACATAACAAGCAGACAAGACCAAATAAACCTGGGGGGGTTGTCTTCTGGTGCCAGCTTTAAAATGTTAGTATTCGTTCTACACTTGACTGAGGCAATGTTTTGCTGGAACTTTTTTTAATCAACGTGACACAGTCTGCCATGGGTGGAATCCCAAATAGCTGGGAACACAAACACAGCACTAAGAATAAAGAAGAGACGTATAGATATAACAATGCCTGTTTGAGTTTAAAAACAGGTAAGCATTCGCCTGAGAGCCAGTCTGAGAAATGTTCTTTGAAGTGAACTAAATACAATACCTCAGTTGGCAGCCAAGAAGAGTTAAAACATTGTGCATTGAGCATTGATAAACAGGCAAACAGCATAGTAATAAGATTGATTACCTTTTGTTTCTCAGAGATCCCCCAAAATCTACATATAAGAAACTTGGCATTGAGAGATATTATATTGTTGCCTATTGCTTGACATTTGAAAGAACTCAATGGGTCACTGCAGCAACACCTCCCATAGTGCTCAGCTGAAAATAAAGTTAAGTCCATACATTGCGGTCAAGATCAAGCGATATAACATGGACAACAATTACGAACTACTCTCTCCTTGTTCTTTGAGAGGCTATAGTCTGTCTGCATGCTAGCCCCATCTGGTGGTGGTGAAAATTAAAGGCATATATGACCGGGTGAGTTGTGTAAAATAAATCATTTATATATTTTGAAGTAATGCCTTGTTTTTGCCTCCATAGGATCCTATTTGAATGATGAGGGGTTTCAGCAACACATCCATTTCACAAAAAGTAACATCTTAAAAAGGTCTGTATGTCTGAACTAAACATTACCCCTACATCAAATACACTTTTTGTGTGCAGTTTCCCTCACAAGGAATGCAAGCCTAACTTCCTCTTGGAAGACATGTAGATCCCCTTACTTCCCAATGACGtacacaccacaggaggttggcggCATCTTAATTAATTGGGGAGAATGGACTCATAGTAATGGCTCGGACAGAATTTATGGATTGGTATCGAACTcaacaaacacatggtttccacatgtttgataccatttcatttactccattccagacattattatgagcagtactcccctcagcagcctcctgtggtaaaTACCAATGTTACAATTACATCAATCCCCTCTTAAATCACACAGCAGTAATGTAGCTGGGGGGAAAGCTCAGTGATGAATGGGCTGCCAGTTTCTCTCTTTCACCAAAGCTGCACTCTTTTCAACATTTAAAGGGGGGTTACCCTGGCAACCTTATATCACTATGTCAAGGGGATACAATATGTTTCACAGCCTTGTTCTGCTCATTTCTTCAGCCGATTACATGGTAACAAACTAACCTACACACTGTCCAAGCCAGGACCATCTGTAAAGTAAAGTAAAGTCAACAGAATGTCACACAGTTTGGCGTtgacggattacaaaaagaaaaccagccccgtcgatgacatcgacgtcttgctcccagacgaATTAGATAACGTCTTTgcgcgctttgaggacaatacagtgccaccgacgcggcccaCTATCGAAGACTGTGGGCTCTACTTCTCCGTGGCCAAACGTgagaaaaacatttaaacatgttagacctcacaaggctgccggcccagacagcatccctagctgcgtcctcagagcatgcgcagacctgTTGGCTGGTGTGTCTACGAACATATTCAAataatccctatcccagtctgctgtccccacatgattcaagatggccaccattgttcctgttcccaagaaagctaaggtaactgaactaaataactcTAGCCCagttgcactcacttctgtcatcatgaagtgctttgagagactagtcaaggatcatataaTCTCCACCCTACCAGTCACCctacacccactccaattttcctggtacggaaactgcactgctcacaaccgcagggctctccagagggtggttcaatccgcccaacgcatcaccgggggcaaactatcgaccctccaggacacctacaacacccaatgtcacaggaaggcaaaaaagatcatcaaggacagtaaccacccgagccactacctgttcaccccgtttccatccagaaggcgaggtcagtacaggtccttcaaagctgggacagaaAGATTAAAAAACAGATtctatatcaaggccatcagattgttaaaaagccaccactagcacagagaggcgctgcctacatacagacttaatatcattggccactttaataaatggaacactgttCACTTCAATAATGTCACTTTaggaatgtttacatatctcacattagtcatctcatatgtacagttgaagtcggaagtttacatacacttaggttggagtcattaaaacacatttttcaaccactccacaaatgtattgttaactaactataggtttggcaagtcggttaagacatctactttgtgcatgacacaagtaatttttccaacaattgttaacatacagattattttacttattttaccactgtatcacaattccagtgggtcagaggtttacatacattaagttgactttgtctttaaacagcttggaaaatgacagaaaacgatgtcatggctttagaagcttctgataggctaattgacataatttgaggaaaaagggggaggcttgcaagccgaagaacactatcccaaccatgaagcacggcggtggcagcatcatgttgtgggggtgctttgctgcaggaggactggtgcacttcacaaaatagatggcatcatgaggcaggacaattatgtggatatattgaagcaacatctcaagaattCAAGCAGGAGGTTAAAGCTTGAttgcaaataggtcttccaaatggacagtgaccccaagcatacttgttGTGGCAAAAtacaagttgtggcaaaatggcttaaggacaataaagtcaatgtattggagtgaccatcacaaagccctgacctcaatcctatagaaaatgtgtgggcagaactgaaaaagcatgggcgagcaaggaggcctacaaacctgactcagttacaccatctctgtcaggaagattggtccaaaattcacccaacttattgtgggaagcttgaggaaggctacctgaaacatttgactcaagttaaacaatttatatgcaatgctgccaaatactaattgagtgtatgtaaacttctgacccactgggaatgtgatgaatgaaataaaagctgaaataaatcattctctactattattctgacatttcacattcttaaaacctcttagggCTAGTGGGCAGTTTGCTGAATTTCTGCCttactgacgtgcccaaagtagaCTACCTATCCCAGATGCCAGGatgccaggatatgcatataattggtagcattggatagaaaacactctgaagtttctaaaactgcgtAAAATAATGTCGGAGACTAGAACAGAATTGATATGTCAGGCGACAGTCCGAAGAAATTCCGACCAGAATTGGGGGGGTTTCAGATCCCAGGCTCTTAATTATGGAAACCTATTGGAAACCCATTTGTCCTTCATCCAAATTGCAACTCctatggattaaatgtcaggaattgtgaaaaactgagtttaaatgtatttggctacggtgtatgtaaacttctgacgtcaactgtatatagtctatACGGATCCTtcagacttttatctccctcaccaactttaaacatctgctatctgagcagctaaccgatcgccgcagctgtacatagtccatcgttaaatagcccacccaatttacttacctcatccccatactgtttttatttatttgcttttctgctcttttgcacaccagaatctctacctgcacatgaccacctgatcatttatcactccagtgttaatctgctaaattgtaattattcgcctacctcctcatgccttttgcacacaatgtataaagactcttgtttttctctttttttctactgtgttattgacttgtttattgtttactccatgtgtaactctgtgttgttgtctgttcacactgctatgctttagcttggccaggtcgcagttgtaaatgagaacttgttctcaactagcctacctggttaaataaaggtgaaataaaaaattaaataaaaaaatattctgtactatctattgcatcttagccgctctgtcactgctcattcatatatttcatacttatatattcttatcccattattttactagattgtgtgtattaggttttgttgttgaATTGGTTAGATATTAGGATTTGTTGTGGaaatgttagatattacctgttagatagtgctgccctgtcggatctagaagcataagcatttcgctacaatcgcaataacatctcctaaccatgtgtatgtgaccaatagaatttgatttgatttgatatgatggTGAGAAAGTGAAGTGTCCTGATTTTGTGTGGGGATAACAGACATGTCTGTTCTCAAGTTTACATCAACAGAGCATGTAAAACAGAAAAATTACAAATCAGAATAGTGTGATTGATCATCATTGAAAAACAGATCACATAGCTAGTAGATCGGATCACATTAAACAGATCAGTAACAACAGCATGGCAATTCTGCAGGCTGTTGAAGTTACTTGTTTATCCTTCCTGTGTAATGAACTGTGAAGGGATAGCATTCACACATAAACATACCAAGAGAGAGCCACATATGGACCACAGTTCAGACAAGATGGGATAGAgaaagatacactacatgaccaaaagtatgtggggACCTGCTCGtcaaatatctcattccaaagtcatcggcattaatatggagttgctcccccctttgctgctataaaagccTCTAGTCTTCTGGGAAGAATTTCCACTacattttggaacattgctgggcgggtcttgcttccattcagccacaagagcaataGGGAGGGCGGGCACGGATGTTGGGCGATTACGCCAGACTCAcagtctgcattccaattcatcccaaaggtgttcgatagggttgaggtcagggctctgtgtaggccagtctatttcttccacaccgatctcgacaacccatctctgtatggacctcgctttgtgcacgagggAATGttaatgctgaaacaggaaagggctttcgcCAAAcgtttgccacaaagttggaggcacagaatcgtctagaatgtcattgtatgctatagagttaagatttcccttccctggaactaaggggcctagccccagaccattattcctcctccaccaaactttacagttggcactattcaTTGGGGCAGATAGCATTCTCCTGGcctccgccaaacccagattcgtccgtcggactgccagatggtgaagcatgattcatcactccagagaacacgtttccacttctccagagtccaatggcagcaagctttacacccctccagccgaccattggcattgcgcatgatgatcttaggcttgtgtgcggctgctctgccatggaaacccatttcatgaagctcctgacggacagttattgtgctgaggttgcttccagaggcagtttggaagtcggtagtgagtgttgcgacCGAGGACAAACTatttttacgtgcttcagcaccTGGCGGCCCCATGCCAtgtgcttgtgtggcctaccacttcgcagctgagctgttgttgcttatagacatttacacaagtattttttgctacacccgcattaacatctgctaaatatgtttacgtgacaatttgatttaattcacaataacagcacttacagttgatgggggcagctctatcagggcagaaatttgacaaactgacatgttggaaaggtggcatcctgtgacggtgccacgtttaaagtcactgagctcttcagtaatgccattctactgctaatgtttgtctatggagtttgcatggctatgtgctcaattttatacacctgtcagcaacgggtgtggctgaaatagccgaattcactcatttgaaggggtggccacatgcttttgtatatatagtgtatgtaatgtGTTTCACTGTGGGGTttgtctgtgtacctgaggtgttTATGGCCCGCCCAACTAGGaccactactctggacagttctgatttagaatatgtggtcaactacaaatatctaggtgtctggttagactgtaaactctccttccagactcatattaagcatctccaatccaaagttaaatctagaatcggcttcctatttcgcaacaaatcctgcttcactcatgctgtcaaacatatcctcgtaaaactgactatcctaccgatccttgtcATTTGCAAAATAGCctgcaacactctactcagcaaattggatgcagtctatcactgtgccatccgttttgtcaccaaatacATTTAGTcatccatatactacccaccactgcgaaatgttggctggtcctcgctacatattcgtcgccaaacccactggctccaggtcatctataagtctttgttaGGTAAAGCTCTACCTTAtcacagctcactggtcaccatagcaacacccaccggtagcatgcactccagcaggtatatttcactggtgtCGTGGAAAATTGCAAGATTATAATATAATGCTTGTATTGCATTATAATGGTTGTTTTATTCGACAGAatagagtattgtgtgtgtgttccactgaggatgggcctctatgAGATAGCACTGACAGGAGAGATTTACAATTTCtttgggtgataaaacctaaagagcattccagatATCATGAGGTAATGTTTTTGTGCTGTGAAGTACCAGGAATGAGATTAGAACCTCGTCTTAGGGACCAAACTGAATGATAATTTATAGTGAATGTTATCTGGCTAagggatactcctctctctcaAGTAAATGTATTTCTTTGTGAACTGTTCCTAAGATCTGCGGTTCATCATGTAGGTTGAGAGGGGTATATCTTGGATATAAAAGATATTTGTACTTTTCTGATGTCACTTTCAATGGTTTATTAGAGATGGTGCATCATTGAAAGTCAAAATGCTATTGTAAAGctcttattattattaaaaatatagtttaagtataactctgactggtgtgtgaagtTTGTAACTCTCCTCATTTGGTAAAGCAGAAATATGCCACcacactggtcatccccaaagccaacacctactttggctgcctttccttccagttctctgctgtcaatgactggaacgaattgcaaaaatcactgaagttggagacttatgtctccctcactaactttaagtgtcagctgtcagagcagtttaccgattgcagcagctgtacacagcccatctgtaaataggccATCCagccaactacctacctcatccccatatttgtttatctgctcttttgcacaccagtatttctacttgcatatCCTTattggtctatttattgccttacctccttacttcatttgcacacactgtatacagatttttgtattgtattattgactgtacgtttgtttatcccatgtgtaactctgtgttgttgtttttgttgcactgctttgctttatcttggccaggttgcaattgttggttaaataaaggtgaaataaatacaaatacaaataaaaactcTACTAGTGTCTCCATGTAGGGGTTATTTCTgcccagagtagagtagaggaaaaCCACAGTTATGTAGCTGGTCTGTTCTCTGGATGCCACAGCTGCAGAAgtgactcccctctctctcttgtctggaAGCTGTTGAGCTGAGATCCAGATGTTCTCAACCCTTCTGGGACATGCGAATGTAACAGTGAATAACAGAGAGGGGTCTGCTCAGGAACACAAACACAGCTAGAAAATAACATTCAATGATATACAGTAGGAGGAATGTTAGATCGGCAACCATATGAATCCTCTCTGTGACATTCCAGGACGGGTGCAAGGTCTGGAAAGGATACTGTTTCATGTCACACTTGTGATAATGCATCTGTGTTCTTTAACTTTCTCATGTGAAGAAAACACCCAACACGTTCTTTATTGGATTCCAAACAGATGAGAACCCAGCAAAAGGCCTCTAGGCCAGGTGTCTTTGACTTGGTAGCTCTCCAGCATGAGCAGGTGGCAtagtctggagagagataaagagaaaagagagggaaagggagagaaaaaaaacatccaTACAATTActtatggaggagagagaagagagagagagagagagagagagagagagagagagagagagagagagagagagagagagagagagagagagagagagagagagagagagagagaacaactccAAACCATGACTTATTGAGGAATCTCCAGGAAGCCCGTTATGTTGGAATAGAATTCCCCTCTCTTGTGTGGCTCAGCACTGGACCTATAATCACTCACTATAGGGTATCTGAGTCTCTTATACACACTACTGATCTGTGCCGGAGCCTCACATCCTTTGTGTACTGTCCTCCCTTGCCTCAATAAAACATATTAGTCTAACACAGACAGGTAATGCTGCTATCAAGACATGGCCAATATATATATCAAACTAATTGCTCCATTCTTTTTGTCACTAATCATCCCCATTTTATTGTGCTCCGAGTTAGGAAAAGAGTCAGGACCACTGGTGGGTAGCATCTGTTTGGCTATAGATAGCTTCCTCTTAGCTGATGCCGTTCAGTTACATGGACTTTTCTCATGTCAGGTTTTCCACTGCAACTCATTTGATCAagatatacatttttattttgaagTTTTGGAATAAAACAATCAATTGCTTCAGAATTGTTGGCTATTCATGTTTATAAGCCAATTTAGAGGTAAGGTTATCAACTTCGCTGTAGGTCTGTGTTGGCTACTTAGAAAAGttggaaaaaaaatatttaaaaggaGGGGTTTTATCCAACTGGAATTTTCTAACTGTGCGGTATCTTATTTGTCCTCTATAAAACGTGATGGAAAGGGAGGAGTTTTCAGTCTCCTCGCCATAGGATTGTGAGCGGTTGTTATTGAGCGTCTCGGTCCAGTCCAGCTGTTCTCATCCGGACACCCATGAGACTCAGGCAGGCACCGTAAAAGCTTTGCAGTGGGTAAGAAGGCTATCAACAGAACTTCTGATGGTGACGACTCTCGGCGATGCAATTGTAGGATTGTAAACCGTGCGCTTTTAGAAAGTGTCCTTAAATGGATGGAGACGTCATGGACCTCAGAGGAACACAATAACATTTGGAAAGTTTCACCAAATGCCCTCTCGGTTCTCAGAGGACTCTAATCTAGGCGGCGATTCTGCCACACATTTTTAGATTTCGTTTTTTTTAATGATTCCATTGTGCCACAGAGATAATGACTGCCTTCAGCCCGTGCATAAATGAGCCTAATTATTGTACGAGCTACTGCGTGGAGACAAGTTAATGTTTCACTTCTGAGTTCTTAGATTTCTTGGTGGGGGACCAACGCGAACTGGAAATAGGAGCGTGCCTTTGCTGTGCCTTGTAAATTTTTACAGCCTGGTGCCAagggacaacaacaacatgggtaGCGGTAGTAGTCGAGGAAAGAAGGTTGCTCCTGCCAGTGTCAACGAGATAAACTCATTCAGAAGACATGACAACACAGTCCACGTTTTGAAAGAGGAAAGACACTTGTTCAAACCATTGAAAATAACAACATCTACGAATTTAAGTCAGTCACGAAATAGAGCGCAACAAGACTGCCACAGTGAAGGACACGATTCTGAATTTTCCGTAGAGGATGATGACATTGATGTGGAACTGAATCGAGTTCTACAGGAATATGACAATCGGGAATTGCGTTCCAAGAGGAAAACGTATCAAACGAAGCCATTCATAAGGTCTAATACATATGGGTTATGTTATTCCAGTCGAGTCCACAATGAAAGCGTTTTCAATTCAACCCCTCACTGGCAGAGTTCTGAATTGTCGGAGGGGCCTGGGGCATGTTGTCCAGATAACGGTTCTGTTGGAGTCAAGGACAAGAAAGGCATCCCGGGCTTCTACCAGTTTTGCAAAAATACACAGATTCAGTTCTCAAGCGGAACTCAGGAAAATGTAAGAATATTATTTTTTCTCGTTCTGGTCAGTGGTGATGGACAAGTATAATCAAATTGACAGAATGTTGATCTACGATTTCCTGTTTTAAAATTAGTTAACCAATGGTATGGGTAACATATTAAAACATTTGTATGTTTTAAGTTATCTGCAAACTATATATTGTTTTCTGCCAACTCTGTTGTCAAAACTCTTAACAGGACTTGTTGACAACGGGGTCAGCTTGTGTGGAGTCAGTGCCTCGAGCAGAAACAGACTCGTAAGTAGCCTATCCTGTTCTTTCATAAATTATTCATTTTTAGCTCAGTGTCGCACACACACGATTTCTGTAGTAACTGAAGACCGAGCAAGATCAAATTCACCTTGAACATATCAAAATACCAAGCCATTGTGCTTTGGGCTGATCAGATTAGTTCCACGTCTGCAACCAACTTGGAGACAAACAGGTGTTTTATTGTGGCTAATGTATTTATATTATTTAAAACATGGAAATATGCTGAACATAAAGACTGTAATAACATATCTAATTGTAATTTTGAATAATTTGGAAATagactgtggatatatatatatatatatatatatatatatatatatatatatatatatatatattgcctcTGTGGCTCACTGACTGAGCCCATTTGCGCATCAGAATTTGGTCCATAGTTTCATTCAACCTATTTCTTCAGGCTATGTCTGAAACCCCTCTGCCAGTTATTTTATTGTTCTTACAATTATTGACATATGTATATCGGTTCCTCCCCAGAGTCCTGGAAGATGGCAatggtccctctctctccatgcctgTCATTCTGTATGATGGATCAGAAGTGGACCTTATggagaccatagagagagagtttAGTTGACCTCACAGGAGAGACTAAAATAGCAGGATAACTTTTCAACCAAATATTTGTTTTTTGAATGAATGGTGAAGGTGCAAAATGATGGAGGAATTCAGATATGATGCTATTGTTTTAGCACTACCCACACTTTTTTAAAGTAACTGGCCAGTGTTTCCAGAATTATATGAAATAGGACCTATAATTAACTACAATATGAATTTAAGAATTTTCCTTTAAAAATGGCAAATAAGTATGTTAAAAATCAgtttttctgtgttggaatggtatgggcgtactccaacaacagaatggtgtgggcgtactccaacaacagaatggtgtggacgtactccaacaacagaatggtgtggacgtactccaacaacagaatggtgtgggcgtactccaacaacagaatggtgtggacgtactccaacaacagaatggtgtggacgtactccaacaacagaatggtgtggacgtactccaacaacagaatggtgtggacgtactccaacaacagaatggtgtgggcgtactccaacaacagaatggtatgGGCGTACTCTAACAACAGAATGGTATGGGCgtactccaacaacagaatggtgtgggcgtactccaacaacagaatggtgtggacgtactccaacaacagaatggtgtggacgtactccaacaacagaatggtgtgggcgtactccaacaacagaatggtgtggacgtaCTCCAACAACATAATGGTGTGGACgtactccaacaacagaatggtgtggacgtactccaacaacagaatggtgtggacgtactccaacaacagaatggtgtgggcgtactccaacaacagaatggtatgGGCGTACTCTAACAACAGAATGGTATGGGCgtactccaacaacagaatggtgtggacgtactccaacaacagaatggtgtggacgtactccaacaacagaatggtgtgggcgtactccaacaa
Above is a genomic segment from Oncorhynchus gorbuscha isolate QuinsamMale2020 ecotype Even-year linkage group LG10, OgorEven_v1.0, whole genome shotgun sequence containing:
- the LOC124045304 gene encoding uncharacterized protein LOC124045304, yielding MGSGSSRGKKVAPASVNEINSFRRHDNTVHVLKEERHLFKPLKITTSTNLSQSRNRAQQDCHSEGHDSEFSVEDDDIDVELNRVLQEYDNRELRSKRKTYQTKPFIRSNTYGLCYSSRVHNESVFNSTPHWQSSELSEGPGACCPDNGSVGVKDKKGIPGFYQFCKNTQIQFSSGTQENDLLTTGSACVESVPRAETDSVLEDGNGPSLSMPVILYDGSEVDLMETIEREFS